The window CGGATTCGTTGAAAAGTCTGAATAGTCCGCAGGTTTTTGTGAATGTAATTCATGTTGGAGTGGGGCCCATTTGTCAGTCGGATTTGGATTTAGCACAAGCGACCGGCGCGTGTATCGTTGGGTTTAACGTGCGGACCCCACCACATTCTGTTACTTTGGCGGCTGCTCAAGCGAATATAAAGGTATGTAAATCGTAaagttgtttttattttttttgtttgatataATGTGTGTAAGTAAGTAAATGTTGGTTTAGATCAAAGTGCATAGAGTGATCTACCATCTTCTAGAAGACATTGGGAACTTCATAGTGGAAAAAGCCCCTGGAACATATGAAACAGAAGTAGCTGGTGAAGCGCAAGTGCTCAACATCTTTGAGCTGAAAGGAAGAAGCAAATCCAAAGGAGATGATGTCAAGATTGCTGGTTGCAGAGTCATGGATGGTCAAGTCATGAGGTCATCAACCATGAGACTTTTGAGAAGTGGTGAAGTTGTGTTTGAAGGGTGTTGTGTTTCTTTGAAAAGAGAGACTCAAGATGTTGAAACTGTTCAAAAAGGGAATGAATGTGGACTTGTTCTTCGCGATTGTTTTGATTTCCAGATTGGTGATGTTATTCAATGCTTGCATCAAGTTAACAAGAAACCCAAGTTTATATCTTCTGAAAGTGGGGCTGTTCGTATCGAATGCTAAGTTCAAATCCCCGTTTTTTGTTTCAAGAATTTATAACTTATATTGAGAAAATTTTGTCGTCTCTTGTTGTAAACTTGAGGGATCATTAGAGAAAGTTAACAATAATATTGATGGGACAAAAAACTGTAATTTTATCCGATACAGTCTCAATCCAAACTGTTATGTTATCCTATGTTATATATTGTGTTGTGGTGTCTTTACCTATTAAATCATGAATTGATATAGGATATGGAATGGATAATCATATGTGGTATAGATATAGTGTTGTTGAAATACATAAccatttttttttgttggacTTAATGCATCATGTCTAAATAAATGATTATTTTACCTTATACAATCATGTGTCTAAATAAATGATTATTTTATCTTATGTATAAATTTGAGAGATAACAAatgattatttatttaataattgctataaattaaaacaatatatttacacattaagtttttataaaagtttaaaaaaataactttatTAGTAACTTAAACCGAACATCAttttataatatgttaaaattaaattaaattctaACAATTAATatttacatatataatataaaaacaaaaataaagaccCTATGAAATTTGTATGATATTTACATACATAATACAGTAAATAACTTGATATATAAGCATACAAATATACTTCattactcataatttttaatataaatttaactTTTATTGGAAAAAATATATGACAAAATCAGGAAAACTAAATATAAAATCATGACTTAGACATCTATTTCTTAATTTAACTTACTTAACTTATTAGGACGTTTAAATTAAGtaaacaaacaaacatatatAACTAGACCACTAAGGCTTTTTATACATTAAGTGATTAAGTCAACCAAGTAAAAAAAACACCAACTTATTTGTTAAAAAATGTTGAATTAGGGTGGAATTTGATAATTGAATAATCTCGGGGGATGATAGATGGCAAGTAAGATAGATTTTCTCGAAGAAGAAGGTAACGACACAGCCTTTCGTGGGTTGTGCAGCCACACAACGTTTCACTCCCTCGACGAGTCCGTCGCCATTCACCAACCCCAAAAATCTCGATTTATAGCTTTCATCTGCTTGCATCTCTAAATCCTGATTTTTATCAAAACCCTTTCACAATTTCTATTTCTCTCAAAACTCATCAATGGAGGCTGCTGCTCTCTCGCGTATCGGCCTCGCCGGACTTGCTGTCATGGGCCAAAACCTAGCGCTCAACGTCGCAGAGAAAGGGTTTCCGATCTCCGTTTACAACAGGACTACCTCGAAAGTCGATGAGACTCTAGATCGAGCTCATAATGAAGGCCAGCTTCCGTTAACTGGCCACTACACTCCTCGCGACTTCGTTCTTTCGATCCAGAAGCCCCGATCTGTCATCATCCTTGTGAAGGCAGGCGCGCCGGTTGACCAGACGATTGAGGCGTTGGCGGCTCATATGGAACCAGGAGACACGATCATCGACGGAGGTAACGAGTGGTACGAGAACACCGAGCGACGAATCGTCGAAGCGGAAAATAGAGGATTGCTTTATCTAGGAATGGGAGTCTCCGGCGGCGAAGAAGGGGCGCGAAATGGGCCGTCTTTGATGCCAGGTGGGTCTTACGAAGCTTATAATAACATTAAAGATATCGTTGAAAAAGTTGCTGCTCAGGTTGAAGATGGACCTTGTGTTACATACATTGGAGAAGGCGGGTCTGGTAACTTCGTTAAAATGGTTCATAATGGAATCGAATATGGTGATATGCAGTTGATTTCTGAAGCTTATGATGTTTTGAAAAACGTTGGTGGGTTAAGCAACACCGAATTAGCTGAAATCTTTGACGAATGGAACAGAGGCGAATTAGAAAGCTTCTTGATTGAAATCACAGCTGATATCTTCAAGGTGAAAGATGAACATGGTGAAGGTGAGTTAGTGGACAAAATTCTTGACAAAACAGGGATGAAAGGAACCGGTAAATGGACAGTCCAGCAGGCTGCTGAACTCTCCGTCGCCGCCCCCACCATCGCCGCCAGTCTTGATTGCCGGTATCTGAGCGGGTTAAAGGACGAACGAGAGGATGCGGCCAGGATACTGGCGGCAGCAGGGCTGAAGGAGGAGGTGGGAACAGTGAGAAGTGGGATTGACAAGAAGAGATTGATAGATGATGTGAGGCAAGCTTTATACGCTTCTAAGATCTGTAGTTATGCTCAAGGAATGAATCTTTTAAGGGTAAAAAGCAGTGAAAAGAACTGGAACTTGGATTTTGGAGAATTAGCTAGAATTTGGAAAGGAGGGTGTATTATCAGAGCTGTGTTCTTGGACAGAATCAAGAAAGCATACCAGCGGAACCCTAATCTTGCAAGCTTGCTGGTGGACCCTGATTTCGCGAAGGAAATGGTGCAGAGGCAGGCGGCATGGCGGAGGGTGGTGGGGCTGGCAATATCCGCCGGAATCAGTACACCTGGCATGTGTGCCAGCTTGACATATTTTGACACGTATAGGCGTGCTAGGCTTCCTGCAAATCTTGTTCAAGCTCAAAGGGACTTGTTTGGAGCTCATACTTATGAAAGGATTGATCGTGAAGGAGCTTTTCACACTGAATGGACAAAGCTTGCGAGGAAGAAGGCTTGAAAGAGGTTGATCAAAAAATggtaactcttttttttttttttggtggtgAAATGAACTTTCTTGTTTTTGCTTCTTGAATTATGTGGTTGGTGTATTTcttgatgaggaggatgattatTGATTCTCTCTATTCGGGCATAGCAATTGTTGTAGAATT of the Lactuca sativa cultivar Salinas chromosome 6, Lsat_Salinas_v11, whole genome shotgun sequence genome contains:
- the LOC111918769 gene encoding 6-phosphogluconate dehydrogenase, decarboxylating 3, chloroplastic; this encodes MEAAALSRIGLAGLAVMGQNLALNVAEKGFPISVYNRTTSKVDETLDRAHNEGQLPLTGHYTPRDFVLSIQKPRSVIILVKAGAPVDQTIEALAAHMEPGDTIIDGGNEWYENTERRIVEAENRGLLYLGMGVSGGEEGARNGPSLMPGGSYEAYNNIKDIVEKVAAQVEDGPCVTYIGEGGSGNFVKMVHNGIEYGDMQLISEAYDVLKNVGGLSNTELAEIFDEWNRGELESFLIEITADIFKVKDEHGEGELVDKILDKTGMKGTGKWTVQQAAELSVAAPTIAASLDCRYLSGLKDEREDAARILAAAGLKEEVGTVRSGIDKKRLIDDVRQALYASKICSYAQGMNLLRVKSSEKNWNLDFGELARIWKGGCIIRAVFLDRIKKAYQRNPNLASLLVDPDFAKEMVQRQAAWRRVVGLAISAGISTPGMCASLTYFDTYRRARLPANLVQAQRDLFGAHTYERIDREGAFHTEWTKLARKKA